One stretch of Oncorhynchus clarkii lewisi isolate Uvic-CL-2024 chromosome 3, UVic_Ocla_1.0, whole genome shotgun sequence DNA includes these proteins:
- the LOC139388054 gene encoding SH2 domain-containing adapter protein E-like — translation MAKWFSSAINLKNGTERVRSASESGTQPRTRHGLTPGTSLKGNRVKESAGGIGSILTGRNRKNSAIELGRNGSGTGGNSFKDGKIWDSLIPGKSRKNSKLEVGPSEEHRPTRTSSLAHACISRMIKVDKQDKGPKHSGTGEQVGSENEREKVDIKTTMLIILEDYADPFDAEKTKEQREAEREGENDGYMEPYDAQVIITGIRRRGSKDLLKVCVLLPKGGGEGCKPAPPHIYDTPYEGLLETDGEAGGVWIPVTRPESDPRPPGEYELPWEWRKEDIVRALTAQFKKGMSSLPPKEEPPPPIRQQTLSHQQTLRQKTWNKKVLVPSPSSPTPPILKLSPPSPLSHSSPPSPTSHSSLTPKLAPSSSPPSTTSTPNAETAKVDPTLPLEKQSWYHGSVSRQQAEAQLQRCRDASFLVRDSESGTSKYSIALKTSQCCVHIIVAQTKGSKGLGYTLDQSSCVFNSIPEVVHHYCTHRLPFTGAEHMTLQHPVPRPH, via the exons ATGGCAAAGTGGTTTAGTTCCGCCATCAATCTGAAGAACGGGACCGAACGGGTCCGCTCTGCCTCGGAGTCCGGCACTCAACCCCGAACCAGACACGGGTTAACACCGGGGACCAGTCTGAAGGGGAACCGGGTCAAGGAAAGTGCTGGAGGGATAGGCTCTATACTGACCGGAAGAAACCGGAAAAACTCGGCCATCGAACTGGGTCGGAACGGCTCGGGTACTGGCGGGAACTCGTTTAAGGACGGTAAGATCTGGGACAGTCTCATCCCTGGGAAGAGTAGGAAGAATTCCAAGCTCGAGGTGGGGCCATCTGAGGAGCATCGGCCCACCAGGACATCCAGTTTGGCGCATGCGTGCATCAGCAGGATGATCAAGGTGGACAAACAGGACAAGGGTCCCAAACATAGCGGTACAGGTGAACAGGTGGGATCCGAAAACGAGAGGGAGAAGGTGGACATCAAAACAACGATG CTGATTATTCTGGAGGACTATGCTGACCCGTTTGACGCAGAGAAAACGAAGGAGCAGAGGGAagcggagagggagggagagaacgatGGATACATGGAGCCCTATGACGCCCAGGTTATCATCACAG GTATTCGTAGGCGGGGCTCCAAGGACCTGCTGAAGGTGTGTGTGCTGCTTCccaagggaggtggagaagggtgcAAGCCCGCACCCCCCCACATCTACGACACTCCCTACGAGGGGCTGCTGGAGACAGAtggggaggcaggaggggtgTGGATCCCTGTGACACGGCCGGAGTCAGACCCTCGCCCCCCTGGAGAGTATGAACTACCCTGGGAGTGGAGGAAGGAGGACATCGTCAGAGCACTGACAG cccagtTTAAGAAGGGAATGAGCAGTTTGCCCCCTAAAGAGGAACCTCCTCCACCCATCAGACAGCAGACTCTCAGTCATCAGCAGACCCTCAGACAGAAGACCTGGAACAAGAAAGTCCtcgtcccctctccctcctcccctactcccccCATTCTCaagctctctcctccctcacctctctctcattcctctcccccctctcccacctctcactcttctctcaCTCCCAAACTTgccccatcctcttctcctccctccaccacctccacacccaaCGCAGAGACAGCCAAAGTGGACCCCACCCTGCCCCTGGAGAAACAGAG CTGGTACCATGGCAGTGTGAGTCGCCAGCAGGCAGAGGCTCAGCTCCAGCGCTGCAGGGATGCCAGCTTCCTGGTTAGAGACAGCGAATCAGGGACCAGCAAATACTCCATTGCGCTCAA gACCAGTCAGTGTTGTGTCCATATCATCGTGGCCCAGACTAAAGGCAGTAAGGGTCTGGGTTATACTCTGGATCAGAGTAGCTGTGTGTTCAACAGTATACCAGAGGTGGTGCATCACTACTGTACACACAGACTGCCCTTCACTGGAGCTGAACACATGACCCTGCAACACCCTGTCCCCAGgccacactga